In one window of Brassica rapa cultivar Chiifu-401-42 chromosome A07, CAAS_Brap_v3.01, whole genome shotgun sequence DNA:
- the LOC103830334 gene encoding uncharacterized protein LOC103830334 isoform X1: protein MALLVISSFQSQLRPPARLRTPSPSSVSTPPSVSFVSTPPSDSESRLHPPTPLIRLRNPSLPSRLRPASHLSRPCPASPPSKLQVHPPPDPPPCTYPPVLPEARSPPKPPDPPDVPFNLVLLLMSDTASSQLVSKTPDLKSLMLNLVPVFSDGVISLVCVDDTSFVSKCLSPAVCSVFLYWCVDWSLHRFSPRDFIYPPLPFIMLVIVVVDSTMGCSIPIPNSISVSLPLPLIQVLSQRFLNLILGDELISLVWYLELSVDLSLFFALVRPFTAVCSPFTAICSSISVVFKSLCAQWQLNGLMPHISIHHVNRVVYCLVSAFMEFVLLPISSSTLCGFGVGNVLLKIRDTSNTEVLIKGFVAMLKIVDCALVAASILGFISLPVVTNFQGFILLYSSMVAEIRGLLDIISCLNALYAPIFLCCICFLVIAVCCLPWMALSSCMHTFSIYGE from the coding sequence ATGGCTCTTTTGGTGATTTCGTCTTTTCAGTCGCAACTCCGCCCTCCGGCTCGACTCCGCACTCCGTCTCCTTCGTCTGTCTCGACTCCGCCCTCCGTGTCCTTTGTTTCCACTCCGCCCTCCGACTCGGAGTCCCGACTCCACCCTCCGACTCCTCTGATTCGACTCCGCAATCCGTCTCTTCCGTCTCGACTCCGCCCTGCATCTCATCTGTCTCGACCCTGCCCTGCGTCTCCTCCGTCGAAACTCCAAGTCCATCCTCCCCCTGATCCGCCACCGTGTACGTATCCCCCTGTGCTACCTGAAGCTCGCTCTCCGCCAAAACCACCGGACCCTCCTGACGTACCGTTCAATCTCGTGCTTCTTCTGATGTCCGACACAGCCTCTTCTCAACTGGTCTCAAAAACTCCTGATTTGAAATCCCTTATGCTGAATCTGGTGCCTGTGTTCAGTGATGGTGTTATTTCTCTGGTGTGTGTTGATGACACAAGTTTTGTCTCAAAGTGCTTGTCTCCTGCAGTATGCAGTGTGTTCCTTTACTGGTGCGTTGATTGGAGTCTTCACCGTTTCTCACCCAGAGATTTCATATATCCGCCTCTCCCGTTCATTATGCTTGTCATTGTGGTTGTTGATTCAACAATGGGTTGCTCGATCCCCATCCCCAACTCCATCTCCgtctctcttcctcttccatTAATCCAGGTGTTATCTCAGAGATTTTTAAACTTAATATTAGGTGATGAGTTGATATCATTGGTTTGGTATCTTGAACTCTCCGTTGATCTATCTCTGTTTTTCGCTTTGGTGCGCCCCTTTACTGCAGTATGCAGTCCCTTTACTGCAATATGCAGTTCTATTTCTGTGGTATTCAAGTCCTTATGTGCTCAGTGGCAGCTTAATGGATTGATGCCTCACATATCCATTCATCATGTGAATCGGGTCGTTTACTGTCTGGTTTCCGCTTTTATGGAATTTGTTCTTCTCCCAATTTCATCATCTACTTTATGTGGTTTTGGTGTAGGGAATGTATTGTTGAAGATTAGAGATACTTCTAACACTGAAGTACTAATCAAAGGCTTTGTAGCCATGTTGAAGATTGTTGATTGTGCACTTGTTGCTGCTTCAATTTTGGGATTTATATCACTGCCCGTGGTCACTAATTTCCAAGGCTTCATCTTACTTTACAGCTCGATGGTCGCTGAGATTAGAGGACTTCTCGACATCATTAGTTGTTTAAATGCTTTGTATGCCCCTATCTTTCTATGTTGCATTTGCTTCCTTGTAATAGCTGTTTGTTGTTTGCCATGGATGGCTTTGTCTTCGTGTATGCACACTTTCTCCATTTATGGAGAGTAA
- the LOC103830334 gene encoding classical arabinogalactan protein 9 isoform X4 translates to MALLVISSFQSQLRPPARLRTPSPSSVSTPPSVSFVSTPPSDSESRLHPPTPLIRLRNPSLPSRLRPASHLSRPCPASPPSKLQVHPPPDPPPCTYPPVLPEARSPPKPPDPPDVPFNLVLLLMSDTASSQLVSKTPDLKSLMLNLVPVFSDGVISLVCVDDTSFVSKCLSPAVCSVFLYWCVDWSLHRFSPRDFIYPPLPFIMLVIVVVDSTMGCSIPIPNSISVSLPLPLIQGMYC, encoded by the exons ATGGCTCTTTTGGTGATTTCGTCTTTTCAGTCGCAACTCCGCCCTCCGGCTCGACTCCGCACTCCGTCTCCTTCGTCTGTCTCGACTCCGCCCTCCGTGTCCTTTGTTTCCACTCCGCCCTCCGACTCGGAGTCCCGACTCCACCCTCCGACTCCTCTGATTCGACTCCGCAATCCGTCTCTTCCGTCTCGACTCCGCCCTGCATCTCATCTGTCTCGACCCTGCCCTGCGTCTCCTCCGTCGAAACTCCAAGTCCATCCTCCCCCTGATCCGCCACCGTGTACGTATCCCCCTGTGCTACCTGAAGCTCGCTCTCCGCCAAAACCACCGGACCCTCCTGACGTACCGTTCAATCTCGTGCTTCTTCTGATGTCCGACACAGCCTCTTCTCAACTGGTCTCAAAAACTCCTGATTTGAAATCCCTTATGCTGAATCTGGTGCCTGTGTTCAGTGATGGTGTTATTTCTCTGGTGTGTGTTGATGACACAAGTTTTGTCTCAAAGTGCTTGTCTCCTGCAGTATGCAGTGTGTTCCTTTACTGGTGCGTTGATTGGAGTCTTCACCGTTTCTCACCCAGAGATTTCATATATCCGCCTCTCCCGTTCATTATGCTTGTCATTGTGGTTGTTGATTCAACAATGGGTTGCTCGATCCCCATCCCCAACTCCATCTCCgtctctcttcctcttccatTAATCCAG GGAATGTATTGTTGA
- the LOC103830334 gene encoding uncharacterized protein LOC103830334 isoform X2, which produces MALLVISSFQSQLRPPARLRTPSPSSVSTPPSVSFVSTPPSDSESRLHPPTPLIRLRNPSLPSRLRPASHLSRPCPASPPSKLQVHPPPDPPPCTYPPVLPEARSPPKPPDPPDVPFNLVLLLMSDTASSQLVSKTPDLKSLMLNLVPVFSDGVISLVCVDDTSFVSKCLSPAVCSVFLYWCVDWSLHRFSPRDFIYPPLPFIMLVIVVVDSTMGCSIPIPNSISVSLPLPLIQVLSQRFLNLILGNVLLKIRDTSNTEVLIKGFVAMLKIVDCALVAASILGFISLPVVTNFQGFILLYSSMVAEIRGLLDIISCLNALYAPIFLCCICFLVIAVCCLPWMALSSCMHTFSIYGE; this is translated from the exons ATGGCTCTTTTGGTGATTTCGTCTTTTCAGTCGCAACTCCGCCCTCCGGCTCGACTCCGCACTCCGTCTCCTTCGTCTGTCTCGACTCCGCCCTCCGTGTCCTTTGTTTCCACTCCGCCCTCCGACTCGGAGTCCCGACTCCACCCTCCGACTCCTCTGATTCGACTCCGCAATCCGTCTCTTCCGTCTCGACTCCGCCCTGCATCTCATCTGTCTCGACCCTGCCCTGCGTCTCCTCCGTCGAAACTCCAAGTCCATCCTCCCCCTGATCCGCCACCGTGTACGTATCCCCCTGTGCTACCTGAAGCTCGCTCTCCGCCAAAACCACCGGACCCTCCTGACGTACCGTTCAATCTCGTGCTTCTTCTGATGTCCGACACAGCCTCTTCTCAACTGGTCTCAAAAACTCCTGATTTGAAATCCCTTATGCTGAATCTGGTGCCTGTGTTCAGTGATGGTGTTATTTCTCTGGTGTGTGTTGATGACACAAGTTTTGTCTCAAAGTGCTTGTCTCCTGCAGTATGCAGTGTGTTCCTTTACTGGTGCGTTGATTGGAGTCTTCACCGTTTCTCACCCAGAGATTTCATATATCCGCCTCTCCCGTTCATTATGCTTGTCATTGTGGTTGTTGATTCAACAATGGGTTGCTCGATCCCCATCCCCAACTCCATCTCCgtctctcttcctcttccatTAATCCAGGTGTTATCTCAGAGATTTTTAAACTTAATATTAG GGAATGTATTGTTGAAGATTAGAGATACTTCTAACACTGAAGTACTAATCAAAGGCTTTGTAGCCATGTTGAAGATTGTTGATTGTGCACTTGTTGCTGCTTCAATTTTGGGATTTATATCACTGCCCGTGGTCACTAATTTCCAAGGCTTCATCTTACTTTACAGCTCGATGGTCGCTGAGATTAGAGGACTTCTCGACATCATTAGTTGTTTAAATGCTTTGTATGCCCCTATCTTTCTATGTTGCATTTGCTTCCTTGTAATAGCTGTTTGTTGTTTGCCATGGATGGCTTTGTCTTCGTGTATGCACACTTTCTCCATTTATGGAGAGTAA
- the LOC103830334 gene encoding classical arabinogalactan protein 9 isoform X3, with translation MALLVISSFQSQLRPPARLRTPSPSSVSTPPSVSFVSTPPSDSESRLHPPTPLIRLRNPSLPSRLRPASHLSRPCPASPPSKLQVHPPPDPPPCTYPPVLPEARSPPKPPDPPDVPFNLVLLLMSDTASSQLVSKTPDLKSLMLNLVPVFSDGVISLVCVDDTSFVSKCLSPAVCSVFLYWCVDWSLHRFSPRDFIYPPLPFIMLVIVVVDSTMGCSIPIPNSISVSLPLPLIQYAVPLLQYAVLFLWYSSPYVLSGSLMD, from the exons ATGGCTCTTTTGGTGATTTCGTCTTTTCAGTCGCAACTCCGCCCTCCGGCTCGACTCCGCACTCCGTCTCCTTCGTCTGTCTCGACTCCGCCCTCCGTGTCCTTTGTTTCCACTCCGCCCTCCGACTCGGAGTCCCGACTCCACCCTCCGACTCCTCTGATTCGACTCCGCAATCCGTCTCTTCCGTCTCGACTCCGCCCTGCATCTCATCTGTCTCGACCCTGCCCTGCGTCTCCTCCGTCGAAACTCCAAGTCCATCCTCCCCCTGATCCGCCACCGTGTACGTATCCCCCTGTGCTACCTGAAGCTCGCTCTCCGCCAAAACCACCGGACCCTCCTGACGTACCGTTCAATCTCGTGCTTCTTCTGATGTCCGACACAGCCTCTTCTCAACTGGTCTCAAAAACTCCTGATTTGAAATCCCTTATGCTGAATCTGGTGCCTGTGTTCAGTGATGGTGTTATTTCTCTGGTGTGTGTTGATGACACAAGTTTTGTCTCAAAGTGCTTGTCTCCTGCAGTATGCAGTGTGTTCCTTTACTGGTGCGTTGATTGGAGTCTTCACCGTTTCTCACCCAGAGATTTCATATATCCGCCTCTCCCGTTCATTATGCTTGTCATTGTGGTTGTTGATTCAACAATGGGTTGCTCGATCCCCATCCCCAACTCCATCTCCgtctctcttcctcttccatTAATCCAG TATGCAGTCCCTTTACTGCAATATGCAGTTCTATTTCTGTGGTATTCAAGTCCTTATGTGCTCAGTGGCAGCTTAATGGATTGA
- the LOC103830336 gene encoding serine/threonine-protein kinase ATG1a has product MDAAARLVGDYELGRRLGSGSFAVVWLAKHRSSGLEVAIKEIDKKKLNPKVRDSLLKEISILRTIDHPNIIRLHEAIETGDRIFLVLEYCSGGDLAEYINLHGKVSEPVAKHFMRQLALGLQALQEKHCIHRDLKPQNLLLSSKEVTPLLKIGDFGFARSLTPEAMAETFCGSPLYMAPEIIRNRKYDAKADLWSAGAILFQLVTGKPPFDGTNQFQLFHNIVRDTELKFPEDALNEIHPDCVDLCKSLLRRDPIERLTFREFFSHRFLQEARQTPGVAHSDSTTSTGKSSLPSGQLTSTNRFKASAENVYKQGSSSSASPSHIVSSEKTRKDTEGQSSSNQFGVLDSLELIEREYVLVNRPTEGSSDCFDTSLQDSGTRNLLPKNDKGSLEAQRPASGSSYLLTEVQRLTIVHPPTKLQLLHQYAEALAEVAREMGNAGQVKESFAVTLVVLAAWRKALEICDSWMMSVGEERVNPADPTTAPETSNPDLNSPAVAKTWVTQEFVTAFNQAETSSTQLNQTSAATHMPDAMETIYEKALAYGKSGGAEEYLNNKESAGKLYKKAILLLSFIIEEAVTLPLNPPFSLTSDDKKRILYYISNLQHRRSHL; this is encoded by the exons ATGGACGCGGCGGCGCGACTGGTGGGCGACTACGAACTTGGGCGGAGACTCGGGTCAGGCTCCTTCGCCGTGGTGTGGCTAGCGAAGCACCGATCGTCTGGCTTAGAAGTCGCCATCAAGGAGATTGATAAGAAGAAGCTTAACCCTAAAGTCAGAGACAGTCTCCTCAAGGAGATTTCGATTCTCAGAACCATCGATCATCCCAACATCATCAGACTCCATGAAGCTATCGAG ACTGGAGATAGGATATTTCTGGTGTTGGAGTATTGTAGTGGAGGTGATCTTGCTGAGTACATCAATCTCCATGGGAAAGTGTCTGAGCCTGTTGCTAAGCATTTTATGAGGCAGTTGG CTTTGGGATTGCAAGCACTTCAAGAGAAGCATTGTATCCACAGAGATTTGAAGCCTCAG aatTTACTTTTGTCGTCAAAGGAAGTAACTCCATTGCTGAAGATAGGAGATTTTGGGTTTGCAAG GTCTTTAACACCGGAGGCAATGGCTGAAACATTTTGCGGCTCTCCATTGTATATGGCTCCAGAGATCATCAGGAACCGAAAGTATGATGCCAAG GCTGACTTGTGGAGTGCTGGTGCGATTCTGTTTCAACTTGTCACTGGGAAGCCACCTTTTGATGGGACTAATCAATTCCAG CTTTTTCACAATATTGTGAGAGACACTGAGTTGAAGTTTCCTGAAGATGCTTTGAATGAGATTCATCCTGATTGTGTTGATCTGTGCAAAAGCCTTTTACGCCGAGATCCAA TTGAACGCTTGACGTTCCGAGAGTTCTTCAGCCACAGGTTCCTTCAGGAGGCAAG ACAAACTCCGGGTGTTGCTCATTCTGATTCTACTACCTCTACGGGGAAGTCCTCTTTACCCTCTGGACAACTTACTAGTACAAACCGATTCAAAGCAAGTGCAGAGAACGTCTACAAACAAGGGAGCTCCTCTAGTGCCTCACCTTCTCACATTGTGTCTTCTGAGAAGACTAGGAAAGACACTGAGGGACAGTCTTCATCAAATCAGTTTGGAG TACTTGACTCGCTTGAGCTCATAGAGAGGGAGTATGTACTTGTAAACCGTCCTACCGAAGGTTCATCAGATTGTTTCGACACATCACTTCAAGATTCCGGAACACGTAACCTCTTACCAAAGAACGATAAAGGTTCACTTGAAGCACAGAGACCAGCAAGCGGATCATCATACCTGTTAACAGAAGTCCAACGGTTAACCATCGTTCATCCTCCAACCAAACTCCAACTTTTGCATCAGTACGCAGAAGCACTTGCAGAAGTAGCTCGTGAGATG GGCAATGCAGGACAAGTGAAGGAGTCTTTTGCTGTAACCCTCGTCGTTTTAGCTGCCTGGAGAAAAGCTTTAGAGATATGTGATTCTTGGATGATGTCCGTTGGAGAGGAGAGAGTGAATCCAGCAGATCCAACCACAGCTCCAGAGACTTCAAATCCTGATTTAAACTCACCAGCAGTAGCTAAAACTTGGGTGACACAAGAGTTTGTTACCGCGTTTAACCAGGCTGAGACTTCATCAACTCAACTAAACCAAACGAGCG CTGCTACTCATATGCCTGATGCCATGGAAACAATATACGAGAAGGCACTAGCATACGGCAAGAGTGGTGGG GCGGAAGAGTATTTGAATAACAAGGAAAGTGCAGGAAAGTTATACAAGAAAGCAATTCTTCTACTCTCCTTTATAATAGAGGAAGCAGTGACTCTACCTCTAAACCCTCCTTTCTCATTAACCTCTGACGACAAGAAGCGGATTCTCTATTACATCTCTAACTTGCAGCATCGTCGGTCTCATCTTTAG